Proteins from one Salaquimonas pukyongi genomic window:
- a CDS encoding MATE family efflux transporter has protein sequence MEDNTAGRHPGSRPTLTAAIKSLLVLGLPLIGAQLAQMLINVVDTVMMGWLGTRELAAGTLAFQFFFILWIFGSGFAFAIVPMAATAVGRGDEVSVRRHVRMGMWVQCAYFALIFLPMGYIREILIAFGQEPVLAGLAQDYMDIAKWAILPSLLLMVLRSFATALEHARIILVITLFSALLNGVLNYAFIFGNFGAPRLEIPGAALATLLTNLAAFAFGALWVGLRPEFAGYEVFKRLWRSDLPAFFEIVRLGLPVSIGIIAEVGLFAFTAIMMGWLGEIALAAHGIALQIAALAFMVPLGLSNAATARAGIAVGRQDRSGLVRTGQAAVIITTAFALLAALPMLLIPQTLISGWLAEGDPNAAAVVAIAVPLLAVAACFQLVDGLQVIGVGLLRGLKDMRIPMLIAVFSYWAAGVPIALALGFGAGLEGVGIWSGLAAGLTLAAVLLIRRFFREAQNPAVFAVSGKKSPE, from the coding sequence ATGGAAGACAACACTGCCGGACGGCATCCGGGCAGCAGGCCGACTTTGACTGCCGCCATCAAATCTCTGCTCGTTCTGGGTCTTCCGCTGATCGGTGCCCAGCTTGCCCAAATGCTCATCAACGTCGTCGATACGGTGATGATGGGCTGGCTCGGCACGCGCGAGCTTGCGGCGGGAACGCTTGCCTTCCAGTTCTTTTTCATTTTGTGGATTTTCGGCAGTGGGTTTGCCTTCGCCATCGTGCCGATGGCGGCAACGGCTGTGGGCCGCGGCGACGAGGTCAGCGTGCGCCGGCATGTGCGCATGGGCATGTGGGTTCAGTGTGCCTATTTTGCCTTGATTTTTCTGCCGATGGGCTACATACGCGAAATCCTGATCGCTTTCGGGCAGGAGCCGGTTCTGGCCGGTCTTGCCCAGGACTACATGGACATCGCCAAATGGGCGATCCTGCCCAGCCTTCTGCTGATGGTTTTGCGTTCGTTTGCAACGGCGCTGGAACATGCGCGGATCATCCTCGTTATCACGCTGTTTTCCGCCCTACTCAACGGAGTGCTCAACTATGCCTTCATCTTCGGCAATTTCGGCGCGCCCCGGCTTGAAATACCCGGCGCCGCGCTTGCAACCCTGCTGACGAACCTTGCCGCATTTGCTTTCGGTGCGTTGTGGGTTGGGCTGCGGCCGGAATTTGCCGGCTATGAGGTCTTCAAACGGCTGTGGCGTTCCGATCTTCCCGCTTTCTTCGAAATCGTCCGCCTTGGCCTGCCCGTCAGCATCGGGATCATCGCCGAAGTCGGGCTTTTCGCCTTTACCGCCATCATGATGGGCTGGCTGGGCGAGATCGCGCTTGCCGCCCATGGCATTGCCTTGCAGATCGCAGCGCTTGCCTTCATGGTTCCCCTCGGCCTGTCGAATGCCGCCACGGCCCGGGCGGGGATTGCCGTGGGCAGACAAGACCGTTCCGGCCTTGTGCGCACCGGACAGGCTGCGGTGATCATTACCACCGCTTTCGCACTTTTGGCCGCGCTGCCGATGTTGCTTATCCCTCAAACCCTGATCAGTGGATGGCTCGCCGAAGGCGACCCCAACGCTGCTGCGGTGGTGGCGATTGCCGTACCGCTATTGGCCGTTGCGGCGTGTTTCCAACTCGTTGACGGGCTGCAGGTCATTGGCGTCGGTCTGCTGCGTGGTCTTAAAGACATGCGCATTCCCATGCTGATCGCTGTCTTCAGCTACTGGGCTGCCGGTGTACCAATCGCGCTGGCGCTGGGATTTGGCGCGGGGCTTGAAGGTGTTGGCATATGGAGCGGGCTGGCCGCGGGACTGACCCTTGCCGCCGTGCTGTTGATCCGGCGCTTCTTCCGCGAGGCTCAAAACCCCGCAGTCTTTGCCGTGTCCGGCAAGAAATCGCCCGAATGA
- the trmB gene encoding tRNA (guanosine(46)-N7)-methyltransferase TrmB has translation MKRQTKHTGSSAGQSKRKAGNFFGRRKAKPLKGAQEEALRTHLPKLAINLAEPCPAQAEALFSANESTPQAIVLEIGFGGGEHLVHRARLHPELAFIGCEPFINGMAKAVRAIADNGLANVRLYGEDATGLLDWLPDGSLSRIDLLYPDPWPKKRHWKRRFVNPGNLHRFHRLLKPGGEFRFASDIESYVNWTLRHVFNHGGFEWTALHPDDWHKPWDEWVSTRYEQKAIREGRTPAYFIFRRR, from the coding sequence GTGAAACGGCAAACCAAGCACACGGGCAGCAGCGCCGGTCAATCGAAGCGGAAAGCTGGCAACTTTTTCGGGCGGCGCAAGGCAAAACCGCTTAAAGGGGCGCAGGAAGAAGCGCTTCGCACGCATTTGCCGAAACTGGCAATCAATCTTGCCGAGCCCTGCCCTGCGCAAGCCGAGGCGTTGTTTTCCGCCAATGAGTCCACGCCGCAGGCCATTGTACTGGAAATCGGCTTTGGCGGCGGCGAACATCTGGTTCACCGCGCCCGGCTGCATCCTGAATTGGCGTTCATCGGCTGCGAACCGTTCATCAACGGAATGGCGAAAGCAGTACGGGCGATCGCGGACAACGGCCTTGCCAACGTCCGCCTCTACGGTGAAGACGCTACCGGGCTGCTGGACTGGCTGCCGGATGGATCCCTGTCGCGCATTGACCTCCTCTATCCAGACCCCTGGCCCAAGAAACGGCACTGGAAGCGCCGCTTCGTCAACCCCGGCAATCTTCACCGTTTTCACCGGCTGTTGAAGCCGGGTGGCGAATTCCGTTTTGCCAGCGACATTGAAAGCTATGTGAACTGGACACTAAGGCACGTCTTCAACCACGGTGGCTTCGAGTGGACCGCCCTGCACCCGGACGACTGGCACAAGCCGTGGGACGAGTGGGTTTCCACCCGCTACGAACAAAAGGCAATCCGCGAAGGCAGGACGCCGGCCTATTTCATCTTCCGGCGCCGGTGA
- the metK gene encoding methionine adenosyltransferase produces MARQNYLFTSESVSEGHPDKVCDRISDEIVDLVYKEARKTGIDPWSVRVAAETLTTTNRVVIAGEVRVPPTLIKKDKHGKDVINPTRFRSAARRAIRDIGYEQDGFHWKTAKVDVLLHFQSAHIAQGVDNAADRQGEEGAGDQGIMFGYACNETPDLMPAPIYYSHKILELLAAARKKGEGEAARLGPDAKSQITVRYEDGKPAEVTSVVLSTQHLDETWDSKKVRSVVEPYIREALGSLPIAADCAWHINPTGAFVIGGPDGDAGLTGRKIVVDTYGGAAPHGGGAFSGKDTTKVDRSAAYAARYLAKNIVAAKLAERCTIQLSYAIGVAQPLSVYVDTHGTGKVADATLEKAIRKAMDLSPSGIRKHLDLNKPIYAQTAAYGHFGRKPGRGGSFSWEKTDLTKALKEAVKNA; encoded by the coding sequence ATGGCAAGGCAAAATTATCTGTTCACCAGCGAATCGGTATCCGAAGGGCATCCGGACAAGGTTTGCGACCGGATTTCCGATGAGATCGTCGATCTGGTGTACAAGGAAGCGCGCAAGACCGGCATCGATCCGTGGAGCGTGCGCGTTGCCGCGGAGACGCTGACAACGACCAATCGCGTGGTGATCGCCGGCGAAGTGCGGGTGCCGCCAACCCTGATCAAGAAAGACAAGCACGGCAAGGACGTGATCAATCCGACGCGGTTCCGCTCGGCGGCACGCCGCGCCATCCGGGACATCGGTTATGAGCAGGACGGCTTTCACTGGAAAACGGCGAAGGTCGACGTACTGCTTCACTTCCAGTCCGCCCACATTGCCCAGGGCGTCGACAATGCTGCCGACCGGCAGGGGGAAGAAGGTGCCGGCGATCAGGGCATCATGTTCGGCTATGCCTGCAACGAGACGCCGGATCTCATGCCCGCGCCAATCTATTACTCCCATAAAATTCTGGAACTGCTCGCGGCAGCCCGCAAGAAGGGCGAAGGCGAGGCTGCAAGGCTGGGGCCTGATGCGAAAAGCCAGATCACCGTGCGTTATGAGGACGGCAAGCCGGCGGAGGTGACCTCTGTTGTGCTTTCAACCCAGCATCTTGATGAAACCTGGGATTCCAAAAAGGTGCGCTCGGTGGTCGAACCCTATATCCGGGAAGCGCTCGGCAGCCTTCCGATTGCGGCTGATTGCGCCTGGCACATCAATCCGACAGGCGCTTTCGTCATCGGCGGGCCCGATGGCGATGCCGGCCTGACCGGCCGCAAGATCGTGGTCGATACCTATGGCGGCGCGGCACCCCATGGCGGCGGAGCGTTTTCGGGCAAGGATACCACCAAGGTCGACCGCTCGGCGGCCTATGCGGCGCGTTATCTTGCCAAGAACATCGTGGCAGCAAAGCTTGCCGAGCGCTGCACCATCCAGCTTTCCTATGCCATCGGGGTCGCGCAGCCCCTTTCGGTCTATGTGGATACCCACGGCACAGGCAAAGTGGCCGACGCAACGCTGGAGAAAGCGATACGGAAAGCCATGGACCTTTCGCCTTCCGGCATCCGCAAGCATCTCGATCTCAACAAGCCGATTTACGCCCAGACAGCGGCCTATGGGCACTTCGGGCGCAAGCCGGGGCGCGGCGGTTCTTTCTCCTGGGAAAAAACGGACCTGACCAAGGCGCTCAAGGAAGCCGTCAAGAACGCCTGA
- a CDS encoding helix-turn-helix domain-containing protein encodes MASEQRKPNPIDIHVGSRIRLRRTMLGLSQEKLGDALGITFQQIQKYEKGANRVGASRLQEISRVLKTPVAFFFEGAPGQDTSDAGFKETSSANYVVDFLSSNEGLQLNRAFVKIEDPKVRKKLVELAKALANISEE; translated from the coding sequence ATGGCGTCAGAGCAGCGCAAACCAAATCCAATTGACATTCATGTTGGCAGCCGGATCCGGCTACGCCGTACCATGCTCGGCTTGAGCCAGGAAAAACTGGGCGATGCACTGGGTATTACCTTTCAGCAGATTCAGAAATACGAAAAAGGCGCCAATCGCGTCGGCGCCAGCCGCCTTCAGGAGATTTCGCGTGTTCTGAAGACACCGGTCGCGTTTTTCTTTGAGGGCGCTCCGGGGCAGGACACAAGCGATGCCGGCTTCAAGGAAACCAGTTCGGCCAACTACGTGGTCGACTTCCTGTCTTCCAACGAAGGCCTGCAACTCAACCGCGCCTTCGTCAAAATCGAAGACCCCAAGGTACGTAAAAAGCTGGTGGAACTGGCAAAGGCGCTGGCAAACATTTCCGAAGAATGA
- the lnt gene encoding apolipoprotein N-acyltransferase yields the protein MEKIAKLAAWFVLLQGWQRLLTAFALGLASALAMPPVYFFPVLFFTFASFAWIMDGAYSDARTGFFGLLRSAFAPGWWFGFGYFLAGLWWIGNAFLIEAEDFAWALPFAVVLLPALLAVFWGIAAVIARLLWSDHWGRAFALAAGFGAAEYLRGTLFTGFPWNAIGYAIMPHPVLMQGASVLGLYGMTVIAVLVLALPMIALSAGSGGKAWPRLPLMLAVVLAAAQSGYGAYRLATAAEAADGPAIRIMQPAIEQRDKLAPGNELSIIETYLDVSVSSPEGDKDGLEGIDYLIWPESAFPFLLTEQPEVIAAIANMLPEGTTLVTGALRWEPGGAGNPQGHVYNSIYVIDSNGEILEAADKTHLVPFGEYLPFQTLLETYGFEQLTRQAGGFAAGAQRNVLLGSGDHPMLPLICYEAIFSGALRNGLSDAAAKPAWIVNLTNDAWFGRTPGPYQHFQQALLRGVEEGIPVVRVANTGISAVSNAHGQILESIPLGAQGTADAVLPQALGDTLFTRFGHGPFGALLIACCIIALTSRRLGIG from the coding sequence GTGGAGAAAATCGCGAAGCTGGCAGCCTGGTTTGTGCTCCTGCAAGGCTGGCAGAGGCTGCTGACCGCATTCGCACTGGGGCTCGCATCGGCGCTTGCCATGCCGCCGGTATATTTTTTTCCTGTTCTGTTTTTTACCTTTGCCAGCTTCGCCTGGATAATGGACGGCGCCTATAGCGATGCCAGAACAGGATTTTTCGGCCTGTTGCGATCGGCGTTTGCGCCAGGGTGGTGGTTCGGCTTCGGCTACTTTCTCGCCGGGCTCTGGTGGATCGGGAACGCTTTTCTGATTGAAGCGGAGGACTTCGCCTGGGCGTTGCCGTTCGCCGTTGTTCTGCTGCCTGCCCTGCTGGCTGTATTCTGGGGAATTGCTGCCGTCATCGCGCGGTTGCTGTGGAGCGATCATTGGGGGCGGGCGTTTGCGCTTGCAGCCGGCTTCGGCGCTGCAGAATATTTGCGTGGCACGCTCTTCACCGGATTTCCCTGGAATGCGATCGGCTATGCCATCATGCCTCACCCCGTACTGATGCAGGGTGCCTCGGTGCTCGGCCTGTATGGCATGACGGTGATCGCCGTGCTCGTCCTTGCCCTGCCGATGATTGCCCTTTCCGCCGGCAGCGGCGGCAAGGCCTGGCCCAGGCTCCCCTTGATGCTAGCGGTTGTCCTCGCCGCCGCCCAGTCGGGTTACGGGGCATACCGGCTGGCGACCGCAGCTGAAGCCGCCGACGGGCCGGCCATCCGCATCATGCAGCCCGCCATCGAGCAGCGCGACAAGCTGGCACCGGGGAACGAACTGTCGATCATCGAAACCTATCTGGATGTTTCGGTTTCCTCGCCTGAAGGCGATAAGGATGGCCTTGAGGGGATCGATTACCTGATATGGCCCGAGTCGGCCTTTCCCTTCCTGCTGACCGAACAGCCCGAGGTGATCGCTGCCATCGCCAACATGCTGCCGGAAGGCACCACCCTTGTCACCGGTGCTTTGCGGTGGGAGCCGGGCGGAGCGGGAAACCCGCAGGGTCACGTTTACAATTCCATTTATGTCATCGATTCCAACGGCGAAATTCTGGAAGCTGCAGACAAGACGCATCTGGTCCCCTTCGGCGAATACCTTCCGTTTCAAACCTTGCTGGAGACCTATGGTTTCGAACAGCTGACAAGGCAGGCAGGCGGCTTTGCCGCAGGTGCCCAGCGCAATGTGCTGCTGGGCAGCGGGGACCATCCCATGCTGCCGTTGATATGCTATGAGGCGATCTTTTCGGGCGCCTTGAGAAACGGGTTATCTGACGCTGCGGCAAAACCTGCGTGGATCGTCAACCTCACCAACGATGCGTGGTTCGGCAGAACCCCCGGCCCGTATCAGCATTTTCAACAGGCGCTGCTGCGCGGTGTTGAGGAAGGCATACCGGTAGTGCGCGTTGCCAATACCGGTATTTCCGCCGTCAGCAATGCCCACGGTCAAATTCTCGAATCGATCCCGCTGGGAGCACAAGGCACCGCCGACGCCGTGCTTCCGCAAGCGCTGGGCGATACCCTCTTCACCCGTTTTGGCCATGGCCCGTTTGGTGCGCTCCTGATTGCATGCTGCATCATTGCCCTGACGAGCCGAAGGCTCGGTATTGGTTGA
- a CDS encoding hemolysin family protein codes for MSRLVASLKRSNRGSIREDLSDALAQHDAHNSDLTPEERVMLNNILRLQDVRAEDLMVPRAEIVAADLRTTLGELLVQFEASGHSRMPVYDDTLDDPRGMIHIRDLLGYITKAAAGKRRNGKVNSAKLDLTRVDLQKELGKANLVRTVLFVPPSMLAADLMARMQANRIQIALVIDEYGGTEGLVSLEDIVEIIVGDIEDEHDDEDELIRASESGAMILDARAEIEDIREVLGGKLDVGDHDEDAETIGGVIFSLLGRVPVKGELIDAFGYEFRIRDADPRRIRSIEMVPSKKTAARKPKVS; via the coding sequence TTGTCACGTCTTGTTGCATCGCTCAAGCGCTCGAACCGGGGAAGCATCCGCGAGGACCTCAGCGATGCGCTCGCCCAGCACGACGCCCACAACAGCGATCTGACGCCTGAAGAGCGCGTCATGCTGAACAACATCCTGCGGCTGCAGGATGTACGGGCAGAAGACCTGATGGTACCGCGGGCGGAAATCGTGGCCGCCGACCTTCGAACGACGCTGGGGGAACTGCTGGTACAGTTCGAAGCTTCCGGGCACTCGCGCATGCCGGTTTACGACGACACGCTGGACGACCCGCGCGGCATGATCCATATCCGCGATCTGCTGGGCTACATCACCAAGGCGGCGGCGGGCAAACGGCGCAACGGCAAGGTGAATTCGGCCAAGCTCGATCTGACGCGGGTCGACCTGCAAAAGGAACTCGGCAAGGCCAATCTGGTGCGCACCGTCCTGTTCGTTCCTCCCTCCATGCTGGCGGCCGACCTGATGGCGCGCATGCAGGCAAACCGGATACAGATTGCGCTGGTAATTGACGAATACGGTGGAACGGAAGGGTTGGTATCGCTGGAAGACATCGTGGAGATTATCGTCGGCGACATTGAAGACGAGCACGATGACGAGGATGAACTTATCCGGGCGAGCGAGAGCGGCGCTATGATTCTTGATGCCCGCGCGGAAATCGAGGACATCCGCGAGGTGCTCGGCGGCAAGCTCGACGTTGGCGATCATGACGAAGATGCCGAAACGATTGGCGGTGTGATCTTTTCACTGCTGGGACGCGTGCCGGTCAAGGGCGAACTGATCGATGCATTCGGCTACGAGTTCCGCATTCGCGATGCCGACCCCCGGCGTATCCGGTCCATCGAAATGGTGCCCTCCAAGAAAACGGCTGCAAGAAAACCCAAAGTCAGCTGA
- the ybeY gene encoding rRNA maturation RNase YbeY, which produces MRVKIPQIDITIEHEGWPAEKTLHALISAAVDAAADTLHLDWEDGAELSMLFTGDEHMAQINGQWRGKAKPTNVLSFPAEERTIGQAAGLMIGDLVFALETIRREAAEQEKPFEHHLSHLAVHGFLHLFGYDHEETNDAEVMEDAEIRVLAKLGIGDPYAYLEQ; this is translated from the coding sequence ATGCGGGTGAAAATTCCGCAGATTGACATCACCATTGAGCACGAGGGCTGGCCGGCGGAAAAAACCCTGCATGCACTCATTTCGGCAGCGGTGGACGCGGCGGCGGACACATTACACCTTGACTGGGAAGACGGCGCCGAATTGAGCATGCTGTTCACCGGCGATGAGCACATGGCACAGATCAACGGGCAATGGCGCGGCAAGGCGAAACCGACCAATGTGCTGTCCTTTCCCGCAGAGGAACGAACGATCGGGCAGGCAGCAGGTCTGATGATCGGCGATCTTGTTTTTGCACTGGAGACGATCAGGCGCGAGGCCGCCGAGCAGGAAAAACCGTTCGAACACCATCTATCCCATCTGGCCGTTCATGGTTTTCTTCATCTTTTCGGCTATGATCATGAGGAAACAAATGACGCAGAAGTTATGGAAGATGCCGAAATCAGGGTACTTGCAAAGCTTGGAATCGGCGATCCCTATGCTTATCTTGAGCAGTGA
- a CDS encoding PhoH family protein yields MNEIKKIKPARSADNAKERASDQLVLSFDNNKYATLLFGQFDEHLAMIESMLGVEAVARGNEVSMSGEESAVHRARMALEHLYNRLEAGEMIEKGDVTGAVRMAIAEDQLSLPSMGEKTGRLSMAQIGTRKKVIQARTRTQDRYIRAMDANELVFGVGPAGTGKTYLAVAYGASLLERGAVERIVLSRPAVEAGERLGFLPGDMKEKVDPYLRPLYDALYDMMSGEKVERALASGVIEIAPLAFMRGRTLANAAVILDEAQNTTSMQMKMFLTRLGENSKMIVTGDPSQVDLPNGQTSGLVEALNLLPDIEGVEKIVFKASDVVRHRLVTEIVNAYDRAGSRKAAQKAGRGRPTANSRQQVDDAGENSAD; encoded by the coding sequence TTGAACGAGATTAAGAAGATCAAGCCTGCCCGCTCAGCCGACAACGCCAAAGAACGTGCCAGCGACCAGCTTGTTCTCTCCTTCGACAACAACAAATACGCCACACTGCTTTTCGGCCAGTTCGACGAGCATCTCGCCATGATTGAAAGCATGCTTGGCGTGGAAGCGGTGGCGCGCGGCAACGAGGTTTCGATGTCGGGCGAGGAATCGGCCGTGCACCGGGCACGCATGGCACTTGAACATCTCTACAATCGTCTTGAAGCCGGCGAGATGATCGAAAAGGGCGACGTGACGGGCGCGGTGCGCATGGCGATTGCCGAAGATCAGCTCTCCCTGCCGAGCATGGGCGAGAAAACGGGCCGGCTGTCCATGGCGCAGATCGGCACGCGCAAAAAGGTGATCCAGGCACGCACCCGAACCCAGGACCGCTACATCCGGGCAATGGATGCCAATGAGCTTGTTTTCGGTGTGGGGCCGGCGGGAACCGGAAAGACTTATCTGGCGGTAGCCTATGGAGCATCGCTGCTGGAGCGCGGCGCGGTTGAAAGAATTGTTCTCTCGCGCCCCGCCGTTGAAGCTGGCGAGCGGCTCGGCTTTCTGCCGGGTGACATGAAGGAAAAGGTCGATCCCTATCTGCGTCCGCTTTACGATGCACTCTACGACATGATGTCGGGCGAAAAGGTGGAACGGGCGCTCGCCTCAGGTGTCATCGAGATCGCTCCCCTCGCCTTCATGCGCGGGCGAACCCTGGCCAATGCGGCTGTCATTCTGGACGAGGCGCAGAACACCACCTCCATGCAGATGAAAATGTTCCTGACCCGTTTGGGCGAGAATTCAAAGATGATCGTTACTGGAGATCCAAGCCAGGTGGACCTTCCCAACGGCCAGACTTCCGGCCTTGTTGAAGCGCTCAACTTACTGCCGGATATCGAGGGGGTTGAGAAAATCGTCTTCAAGGCATCGGATGTGGTTCGGCACCGGCTGGTGACGGAAATCGTCAATGCCTATGACAGGGCAGGCAGCAGGAAAGCCGCGCAAAAGGCAGGTCGCGGGCGGCCAACTGCAAACTCCCGACAACAGGTGGATGATGCGGGTGAAAATTCCGCAGATTGA
- the miaB gene encoding tRNA (N6-isopentenyl adenosine(37)-C2)-methylthiotransferase MiaB translates to MTTATAMATKPGQDEALDRDIHAYARANSRKVFVKTYGCQMNVYDSERMEDALTQGGYVRTQNMEDADLVLLNTCHIREKAAEKVYSEIGRIRKLKEARKNTGKRLTLGVTGCVAQAEGEEIFRRAPAVDLIAGPQTYHDIAAMVARAENGEKVIETEFEIEEKFAKLPAPTRQQTIARGVAGFVTVQEGCDKFCTFCVVPYTRGAEVSRPFSQIADEALRMVDAGVREITLLGQNVNAWHGSDGGKAMRLGDLLYQLAEISGLERLRYTTSHPIDMDDGLIDAHRDIGKLMPYLHLPVQAGSDRILKAMNRHHTAAEYLDIIERVRKARPDIAISGDFITGFPGESDEDFEATMDIVRRVNYASAFSFKYSARPGTPGADMEDQVPEPVKSKRLSRLQVLLGEQQQAFNQACIGKTIDILVEKKGRHEGQLIGRSPWLQSVVVEGGLSEIGHMLTVQVTSSGPVSLMAERV, encoded by the coding sequence ATCACGACTGCAACTGCCATGGCAACAAAGCCCGGCCAGGATGAAGCCCTGGACCGGGATATCCATGCCTATGCGCGCGCCAATTCCCGCAAGGTTTTCGTCAAGACCTATGGCTGCCAGATGAATGTCTATGATTCTGAGCGCATGGAGGATGCGCTCACCCAGGGCGGCTATGTACGCACACAGAACATGGAGGACGCCGATCTCGTTCTGCTCAACACGTGCCATATCCGGGAAAAGGCGGCAGAAAAGGTTTATTCCGAGATTGGCCGCATCCGAAAGCTGAAGGAAGCGCGGAAGAATACCGGCAAACGCCTTACGCTCGGCGTTACGGGCTGTGTTGCCCAGGCGGAGGGTGAGGAGATTTTCCGCCGTGCACCGGCGGTTGATCTCATTGCCGGCCCGCAGACCTATCATGATATTGCCGCCATGGTGGCGCGGGCCGAAAACGGCGAGAAGGTCATCGAGACCGAATTCGAGATCGAGGAAAAGTTCGCCAAACTGCCAGCCCCGACCCGCCAGCAGACCATTGCCCGCGGGGTGGCCGGGTTCGTGACCGTCCAGGAAGGCTGCGACAAGTTCTGCACTTTCTGCGTGGTACCCTATACGCGCGGGGCAGAGGTTTCTCGGCCTTTTTCCCAGATCGCTGACGAGGCGCTTCGCATGGTCGATGCCGGGGTCAGGGAGATTACCCTGCTGGGCCAGAACGTGAATGCATGGCATGGCAGCGATGGCGGCAAGGCCATGCGGCTTGGGGATCTGCTATACCAGCTTGCGGAGATTTCCGGCCTTGAGCGGCTGCGCTATACGACCAGCCATCCCATCGACATGGATGACGGGCTGATCGACGCCCATCGCGATATCGGCAAGCTGATGCCTTATTTGCATTTACCGGTACAGGCCGGATCAGACCGCATCCTGAAGGCGATGAACCGCCACCACACGGCCGCCGAGTATCTCGACATTATCGAGCGGGTACGCAAGGCAAGGCCCGACATTGCCATTTCCGGTGACTTCATTACCGGATTTCCCGGCGAAAGCGATGAGGACTTCGAGGCGACGATGGATATCGTGCGGCGTGTAAACTACGCCTCGGCCTTCTCCTTCAAATACAGTGCAAGGCCCGGAACGCCCGGCGCCGACATGGAAGACCAGGTGCCCGAACCGGTGAAAAGCAAGCGCCTTTCCCGCCTGCAGGTTCTGCTTGGCGAACAGCAACAGGCATTCAATCAGGCCTGCATCGGCAAGACCATCGATATCCTTGTCGAAAAGAAAGGCCGCCATGAGGGCCAGTTGATTGGCCGCTCGCCATGGCTGCAATCGGTGGTGGTAGAGGGCGGGTTGTCAGAGATCGGTCACATGTTGACCGTACAGGTCACTTCCAGCGGTCCTGTGTCGCTGATGGCGGAACGGGTCTGA
- a CDS encoding lysophospholipid acyltransferase family protein gives MAAVIRLILIVTIVLAATLVLAPVQIVLMHAAPNLSRKIPLFWHRMVLGLLGVRVHVHGTMEKRRPLMIAANHISWSDIMVLGSIGELCFIAKDEVKAWPGINWLARMQRTVFVNRQRRRDAGVQADTIASRLLQGDAMVLFAEGTTGNGNRLLPFKSALFAAPQIALEQSGIDHVAVQPVAIAYNTLHGMPLGRYHQAIAAWPGDIALTPHLKRFVLEGAFDVDVAFGECIDITPQTKRKELATACQNEVRKHFSTLRRLYHRE, from the coding sequence TTGGCGGCTGTCATCCGCTTGATACTCATCGTGACGATCGTATTGGCGGCAACCCTGGTGCTTGCTCCCGTGCAGATCGTTCTGATGCATGCAGCACCCAATCTTTCGCGGAAGATACCCCTGTTCTGGCATCGCATGGTGCTGGGTCTGCTTGGCGTTCGCGTGCATGTTCACGGCACGATGGAAAAGCGCCGCCCCTTGATGATCGCCGCCAATCATATCTCATGGTCGGACATCATGGTGCTCGGCAGCATTGGCGAACTTTGTTTCATCGCCAAGGACGAGGTAAAGGCCTGGCCGGGCATCAACTGGCTCGCACGCATGCAGCGCACGGTATTTGTCAACCGGCAAAGGCGGCGGGATGCCGGCGTTCAGGCCGATACCATTGCTTCAAGGTTGCTGCAGGGGGACGCCATGGTGCTGTTTGCCGAAGGAACGACCGGCAACGGTAACCGGTTGCTGCCGTTCAAGAGCGCCTTGTTTGCCGCCCCCCAGATTGCGCTGGAACAGTCAGGCATCGATCACGTTGCCGTTCAGCCGGTGGCCATTGCCTACAACACCCTGCACGGCATGCCGCTTGGCCGCTATCATCAGGCAATCGCGGCATGGCCTGGCGACATCGCACTGACGCCGCATCTCAAGCGTTTCGTGCTGGAAGGCGCGTTCGATGTCGATGTTGCCTTTGGCGAGTGCATTGACATCACACCGCAAACCAAGCGCAAGGAACTGGCCACGGCCTGTCAAAATGAGGTCCGCAAGCATTTCAGTACGCTGCGGCGGCTTTATCATCGCGAATGA